CCAATACAGGAGGATATCAAGGGTTTGAGAAGTGCCCGGTGAGAAACAATGACGACACACTCTCCAGTATGTTTCTTAATTATATTATCCAAGTCTTCTCTTGCTCTTTTTTGTACAGAATATAATGGTTCCATATTTGAAAAAGATAATTTTTCCGGTTCTTTTAACCATATTTCCCACTCTTTCGGGTATTCCCTGGAAATATACTCTTTTGATTTTCCTTCCCATGGGCCAAGCTCAATATTGTTCAGTGCTTCTCTTTTTTCAACCTCAATCTTACATTCCTTTTTTATTTCTTCCGCAGTCTGTGTTGCCCTTGTTAATGGACTTGTATATATTCTGGATGGATGAAATTGTTTTATTTCCTGAGCTAATTCTCTCGCCTGCATAATACCTACTTCATTCAGGGGAAAATCACTTCTACCGCGAAAAAGACCTTCTCTATTTCCCCTACATTCTCCATGTCGAACCAGAATTATAACTGTTTTGTTCTTTAGTTTTTCTTTCATTTTTATTTCTACCGCTTATTAATATTTATTTTTGAAACTATTCTAATTGTATAATCCCAATAAATCAAATTTTTTCTTCATTAAAAAATATATTAAAGATTATTTCAAACTATTATTCTTTATTATTCTTTGCCAAAAAAAGATAAATAGCAGAGATAAGAATTATTAAAACTATAATCCATTTTTGTGCTTTATTCTGGAAAAATACCTGTGATGTTCCTATTTCCGGAAGAGGAATTGGATCGATGGGGATACCATTTTTTAATGCTAAATCCCTTACATTTAACAGGTGTATAACCGGAATATTTAACAATTGATATTCAAAAATTAGTCCCCGTTCCGGATTATCAGGAATTTTCGGTCCGTTAATAACTAAGCCATTTGGATAAGTAATTGAAGCAGAGGTATTACCATAATTTACCGAAGCACCACCAATATTAACAAATACCTTTATTGGTTTTTCCCCCGCCGCCTCTTTATATATTTCCATTCTTTTTTGGATATTTTCTGACAAATCCTCTATATCTATAAAATAAGCCTCTGTTTTTTTTGCAATATCCCTTATAATTTCCACTGATTCAGGAAAAAGCATAGACTCAGCCTGATCTTTATTTCCACCCATAGAAACAGCAAGTATTTTATATGGCAACACTTTATTTTCACGAAGAGTTTCAAGCATATCAATAAATGTTAGCTCCGGTATTGTGGCTCCATACTCAGATGCGCCTATCGAATAAATAATCAATGGCGCTAATTCCATTGATTTACATGCTGATAATGTGGCAATTAATAATGCTGGAAATGAACCACTTGACCCTATTGCTACAATATCTCCCGACTGTAATCCGGCTTCATAAAAATATTTAACCATTAAAGCAGCGAAATCGGGATTTGTTGATGTTCTCTTAGCGCTTAAATTACCGAGAGTGGTGGTCAATAATGTATATTCTTCACCAATTAGACCTGTTTTATTTGGATCTAATTTTTCATCAATCACAATCCCTTTTGCTTCTCTTTCTTCCTTTATTACATATAAAGACTCAGTCATTACCCTGGCAGCTTCAACCTGTAACTGATAATAAGGCACATGCACTCTTTTTATGGAGTTTTCTACTGCAACAAATCCGATTATAATAATCAAAAATAAAATAATCAAATTTTTTAATTTTATGTTATATTTTATCCATGTTTTCATATTAATCTCCATAAAATGTAATATAAATAAGGAAAATCAAGTGATCTAATAAATATTATCCTAATAATTGTTAATTATCAACTCTTTTACTCGATTATAACTAATTTATTCTTTAATTTAACATAAAAGGGAGGTTGTCTTTAAATTGGCAACCTCCCTTTTATGTCTGCTTAAATAATAGCAAAAGATGCTTAGTCTACTTCTACCACTTCAATCTCTTCAACAGCTCGAGTCAGCCAATCGATCCACCACTCCGGATACATATCTCCTTGTACTCGAACACGGTCAAAGGCATATTTACCCATAAGTTCATCACCTAACTGTAACCATGTTTCATGCCAGTCAACTGCCGTATTGTAAGCAAAATCACTTAACAGTTTAATCGCTATTTCCGGATCAGTTTCATATAATTCAGCTGCTGCCTCTTGTAATGCTGCAGTTTGTTTATAGATTGATTCCATTCTGGGGTCTCTAATCTGGTAAATATCCTGAATTGCCTCATTATATCTGAATCTTGCCATCTGTTGTACATAACTATTTACCCACCACCCGGAATCTCTTCTAAATGTCTCATATCTCGAACCAGTCTGATAGAAATCAGGCAATTTTTCCATTGACGCCAATAATGGGGTAAGATAGGTAGAATCAACTGCACCATAACCAAACCATACAACACCTTTTATTGGTTCAGGTAACCAGCTTTTTGTTTGAGAAACTTGCAAATAACAGGTTAACGGTATACCAACCGGTCTTTCTCTTCCGGCTATTCGATAATTACCTAAAGGATCTCCCCATGGACCAGCTCCCGGACCTTTGGTAAGATCGAATTCGGTTCCACGGTATACATCACCGGAAATTTTAAAAATATCATGTACTGAAAGCTTGTTATCCGGTTTAACAAATAGTGGATAATGTGTCTGATAAGGCTCAACTGCCAAAGATGGTGCCACCAGATCAATTACACGCCATTCTCGTGGGTTCCAGTATCCTTCAGTACGTGGGGCGTATACATCAGCAGGATTGAAAGGCCCATCTGTTTCAGGATCATACCAGCCGTGTTCTACAGCAAAAGATATTAAATTAGGTGAGTGCATGACATTTTCTTCATCATTCAGGTCAATACCTCTAATTCTTGCTGTATTAGCCCCAACAAAAACATGATCATCGGGCATTCTTACAGCAACCCACAAATCTCTGCCATAATACTCTGCAATCCAGACTTCTTCACCATCAGAGATATTCATTATTTCCCCTGAGCCATACCAACCATATTCTTCAACTAAATCTCCCATTATTCGGACAGCTTCCCGGGCAGTTTTAGCCCTCTCCAGTGCTATATCCTGAGCCATCCAGCAATCTACTATTCCTTCACTATCATCCCTTAAAACTGTTCGTATTTCTTTTCCTAAGTCTGTTGATGTATTACCCTGACCAAAGGTAGACTCACCCATGGTTAAACCATTTGCATTTATAAAGGAATAGCGGGAATGTAAATATTGATAGGTTTGCTCAACTTGATTCATTTGCTCCATTACAATAGCTTTATCCCCATAATCAATATCTGGCCAGTTTCCATAATCAATATAATTATGACCATCAACAACTATATCCCGGGTAGCACCTTCAGGCCAATCCATCTCAGGAATGATCCATAAGCGAAAATCCGCTACACCAGAATCATCATTATGAGTAGTAATAGTCGATCCGTCAACTGTGGCTCCAGTACCTGCACCAATAATAGTGCATTGTGCGAAACTGTAGGATACGGAAAAAGCGATGACAAAGACTA
The window above is part of the Atribacterota bacterium genome. Proteins encoded here:
- the pgsW gene encoding poly-gamma-glutamate system protein, whose translation is MKTWIKYNIKLKNLIILFLIIIIGFVAVENSIKRVHVPYYQLQVEAARVMTESLYVIKEEREAKGIVIDEKLDPNKTGLIGEEYTLLTTTLGNLSAKRTSTNPDFAALMVKYFYEAGLQSGDIVAIGSSGSFPALLIATLSACKSMELAPLIIYSIGASEYGATIPELTFIDMLETLRENKVLPYKILAVSMGGNKDQAESMLFPESVEIIRDIAKKTEAYFIDIEDLSENIQKRMEIYKEAAGEKPIKVFVNIGGASVNYGNTSASITYPNGLVINGPKIPDNPERGLIFEYQLLNIPVIHLLNVRDLALKNGIPIDPIPLPEIGTSQVFFQNKAQKWIIVLIILISAIYLFLAKNNKE
- a CDS encoding histidine phosphatase family protein, which produces MKEKLKNKTVIILVRHGECRGNREGLFRGRSDFPLNEVGIMQARELAQEIKQFHPSRIYTSPLTRATQTAEEIKKECKIEVEKREALNNIELGPWEGKSKEYISREYPKEWEIWLKEPEKLSFSNMEPLYSVQKRAREDLDNIIKKHTGECVVIVSHRALLKPLISSCIGICQPYFWRIHLDTASYTIIHHKKEQGFILVQLNQNKHLSEFITEWQ
- a CDS encoding C69 family dipeptidase, translating into MKRNKYLLSLIVIVFVIAFSVSYSFAQCTIIGAGTGATVDGSTITTHNDDSGVADFRLWIIPEMDWPEGATRDIVVDGHNYIDYGNWPDIDYGDKAIVMEQMNQVEQTYQYLHSRYSFINANGLTMGESTFGQGNTSTDLGKEIRTVLRDDSEGIVDCWMAQDIALERAKTAREAVRIMGDLVEEYGWYGSGEIMNISDGEEVWIAEYYGRDLWVAVRMPDDHVFVGANTARIRGIDLNDEENVMHSPNLISFAVEHGWYDPETDGPFNPADVYAPRTEGYWNPREWRVIDLVAPSLAVEPYQTHYPLFVKPDNKLSVHDIFKISGDVYRGTEFDLTKGPGAGPWGDPLGNYRIAGRERPVGIPLTCYLQVSQTKSWLPEPIKGVVWFGYGAVDSTYLTPLLASMEKLPDFYQTGSRYETFRRDSGWWVNSYVQQMARFRYNEAIQDIYQIRDPRMESIYKQTAALQEAAAELYETDPEIAIKLLSDFAYNTAVDWHETWLQLGDELMGKYAFDRVRVQGDMYPEWWIDWLTRAVEEIEVVEVD